From the Thermodesulfobacteriota bacterium genome, the window ATCGCCCTTGCCGAGGGTCCCGGGTATTCCGGAGACAAGGTGTCGTTCGCGGGAGAGAGGTCCATGGAACTGCAGGCATCGGACTGGACCGCTGCCGATCCGGTGGAAACGGGTGCGGTTCCGTTCAAATCGCCTGGCGACAAGATTTCCCCGGACAGCACGCACTACAACCCGTTCTATCCGGAGCGGCGCACCATCGACATGGGCGGCGGTGGGGAGTAACGAAAGTTCCGGCCGGCATTGACGGCCGAAGAGGCGGGGCGCCGGGGGTGGAAACATCCCCGGCGTTTTTTTTTCGTTGGAGACGGGCTTCCGTATAAAATAGAACTTGGTAAGGATTCTTGATTGCATGGAGGGGCATCCTTGAACCGTGCGGCAAAAATCCTCGTTGCTGTCATTTCCGGCGTCTGCGGCGTCGTCCCGGTTTCTCCGGACCGCGTACACGCGCACGGCGCGGGGGAGCCCCATCACGCCGAGGCCGTTTCCGCGATATCTCCCCCCGTTTCCGCAACGTCCTCCCCCGTCGTGGAAGTATCCGTTCTGCCGACCTGGATGCGGTACTCCATGTCCGGTAGCCGGGATCTCACCGGATTCCCGGTCGACGAAGCGAAAATGAACCGGGAACTTTCCCGGCTTGCCGAAAAGCTCCGGCCCGCGGTGGCGAAGGCGGATGGAGGCCCGGATGTTGTGGAGGCTTTCCGCCGTGTGCTTCTCAAGGATGAAGGGTTCAAATACGACCGGGTGGCGGGGAACCCGGAAAATTTCCTGATCGGCGGGGTCATCGCCCGGAAGCGCGGGAACTGCCTGGGACTCTCCCTTCTGTGGGTTTCGCTGGCCGAGCGTCTCGGGCTGCCTTTCCGTGGTGTGTATGTGCCGGGGCACTGTTTCGTGCGGTACGACGGGGATGATGCCCGGATCAACGTGGAGTTCTCCGAAGCCGGCGCCGCCTGGGAGGACGCCCGGTACCTTGAGGAGTTCCGCATGGCCCGGCCCGGGCCCTACCTGCGCTCCCTGACCACCGCGGAGATGCTCGGGGTGTTCATGAAAAGCGTGGGGGCCGCGTACGCCAAGAAGGGGCGGCACGAGGAGGCGCTGGTGATCTACTCGGAGGGTGCGCGCCTGTATCCCGGCCTCCCGGAATCGTGGTACAACGCGGGCGTTTCCCTCCAGCGGATGGGCCGCAGCGGAGAGGCGATCCTGAAGTACCGCAAGGCGCTGGAGCTGGACCCGGACATGGCCGTGGCGCGAGGCAACCTCGGGATCCTGCTGGCGAACCAGGGGCTGTACGCGGAAGCGATCGACGAGGCGCGCCGGGCGGTGGAGATCGACCCATGGAACGCCTCGGTCCGGGGGAGCCTGGCTTCGGCCCATTGCGCCTGCGGGGACTTCGACGAAGGGATCCGGGAGTACCGGAAGGCGCTGGAGATCGACCCTTCGAACGTCCAGGCCCGGGCGGGTCTTACGCGGGCGCTGTATGCCAAGGGCGACCTCGTGGGGGCGGCCCGGGAGTGCGAGCGCGCGGAGGCGCTGGGGTGCCGGTTCGAGCCGTGGCTGCTGGAGGCCCTGAAGCCGTATCGTTGAGGGGAAAACGATCTTGCTTGACGCGGCCCGCCGATTCAACAGAATAGTCCCATGGCTTCCGCTAGCGAAGACATCCTCCGCAAGACGCCCCTTTTTTCGTCCCTCCCGGAAGAAGATCTTCGCGGGGTGGCTTCCCTTGCGGTCCCGCGCAGGTACGGAAAGAAGGAGGCGATCTTCCGCGAGGGGGACCGCGCGGACGGATTCTACGTCGTCGCTTCCGGCAAGGTGAAAGTGTTCAAACTGTCGGAGGAGGGGAAGGAGCAGGTCCTTCATGTCATCGAGCCCGGGCAGAGCTTTGCGGAGGCGACGCTCTTCGAGGGAGGAGCGTACCCCGCCCACGCCGAGACGCTCTCGGAAACCGAGATGCTCTTCGTCCCGAAGCGCCCTTTCCTCGATCTGCTGGAGAAGCGGCCGAAGGTGGCCATCCGGATGCTCGGGTCGATCTCCCGCTGGCTCCGGCAGATGACCAATCTTGTCGAGAACCTGTCCTTGCGGGACGTCGAGACACGCCTCCTGCTGTATCTTTCGGAAGAGCTGCAGCGCCGCGGGATCCCGCTGCGGGACGGCGCGACGCTGGAGCTTCCGTTCAGCAAGAACGTTCTCGCTTCCCGGCTGGGCACGGTTCCCGAGACCTTCTCCCGCGCTCTCAAGAAGCTGCAGGAAGATGGCCGCATCGACGTCCGAGGGAAAAGGATCCGGATCCTTTCGGCCGCCGCGATCCGGGCAACCGCAGAACCGGGACGTTCCTGAGAACTTCCGCAGAAGTGGGACATAGATGCATGTTGAAGAAAGCGGAGAACGGGGACGTTCATGAGAAGGCGAACAGGATGTGACCATGGGGCTTCTCATGAACGTCCCGGTTCTTCGCTTTCGCCGTTTTGGGGTATTGGGGTCTACTGCCCTGCATGTCTGTCCCTGTTCTGCGGAAGTTCTCAGGAACGTCCCGGTTCTGATGTTCTGCGGTTTTTAAGGAGGGTGGGGAGATGGGTCATTTCACGCTGAGTGTCGTGGGCAAGGACCGGCCGGGGATCGTCGCGGAGGTGAGCCGGGTTCTCTACGAAATCGGCTGCAACATCGAGGACTCCTCCTGCACGATCCTGTCGGGGCAGTTCGCGATGATCCTGGTGATCGTCCACAAGGAGCGCTCTTCCGTGCCCGAGGTCGATGGATTCTTCGACTCGTTGAGGCACGACATGGGATTGACGATCACGCTGCATGCGCTGGGAGAGGAGGAGATCTCCCGGAAGAAAGGTTTCACCGGGCGGCCGCACATAATATCGGTATACGGGGCGGACCGGCCGGGGATCGTCTACACGGTGGCGCGGGAGTTGGCGAAGTACCGGGTGAACGTCACCGACATGACCACCCAGATCGTGGGGGCGGAAGCCCGCCCGGTGTACGTGATGATCCTCGAGGCGGACATCCCGGAGGCCGTGGACATGCAAGAGCTGGAGCGGACGCTCGAGAGGGTCCGGAAGGAGCTTGCCGTTTCGATATCGCTGCGTCCCATCGAGCCGGTGGAGCTGTAATCGGCGTCCCCGATGGCGGTCCTCCCGATCCGGGTATTTCCCGATCCCATCCTGAAGGAGAAGGCCTCGCCCGTCGAGGACCCGGCGGCGGTGACGGAGTTCATCGACGATCTCATCGAGACGATGCGACACTCGCCCGGGGGCGTGGGGATCGCCGCGCCGCAGGTCGGTACGCCCCTGCGGATCATCGTCGTCGACGTCTCCGGCCATCGCCGAGGCGGCAAGGAGGCGAACCACGGGCTGCTCGCGCTCCTGAACCCGGAGATCCTGGCGATGGGGGGGGAGCAGATCGTGCGCGAGGGATGCATGAGCGTTCCCGACTACACCGCCAACGTCCGCCGCGCCCAATGGGTGCTGGTGGACGCGTTCGACCGCAACGGGGAAAGGACGATCATCGAAGGGATCGGATTCGAGGCGGTGGCGATCCAGCACGAGATGGACCACCTGGACGGCATCCTGTTCCTCGACCGGATCGCGTCGGTGAAGAACGACCTGTTCCGGAGAAAGCGGAGCGGGTAGGCGCGGGGGATTTGAGGAAACGAAACGGGGGCGGCGGGAGAAGACCCGCAGCCCCCGAAGATTACGGGGCATTGCCGCCTATTTCTTCTTTGCGACGCCCCAGAGTTCTCCCTTGGGATTCTGTTTCGTGTGGAGAGCCACCCCGGCTTTCCCGTACTCGAGCATTTCGTACACTTCCTTCGGCGTTTTCCCCTTCATCGGACCGGCGAGCTGGTCTGCGGTCAGCGCGGCTTCCGCCAGGGTGCCCGTGAATTTCCCCTCCTTCAGGGATGCGGCGCTTCCCCCGACGGGATAGAGCCAGGCCAGGACCGGGCCCGGAAGGCCGCTGTCGCCGACCGCGTGGATGTGCCCCATGGTGACGTCCTGGAGGTTTTCCACTTCCAACTTGTACTTCAGGCTTCCGCTGGCCTTATCCAGGACGAACGACGCCTTTGCTTTCGCCTCGGTCTTCACATCGGGAGCGGCTTCCAGCTTGATTCCGACCTTCTCCCCGCCTTTCTCGTCTGCAATGGAGACATCCACCCCGTAAAATGCGGTAATTGCCACCGCTGCGAGCATAAGGACCAGCATCCTGCGGACCATGTAAACCTCCTTCTCCGAAGATTCCCAACCGGGCGGTCAGTAATCCTTCGATGGACGGTTCCATGCCGAAGTTTCGTCGCCGCCCGCCGGGGCGCGAATCGCATCCGGGGCGGGGATATCTAATGTAAATGAGAACCAATCCGCCGATCGGGAGGACCGTTATGAGAAACAGGTTGGCGTACCGGATTGTCGTCGCGGTCGTAGTCGCCGGGATCGGAACGTTGTGGGGCGGAACGCCGTACGCTGCCGGCATGAGCTTCTTCGTCAGCAGCGCGGGGTCCGGGAAGGGGGGGGACCTCGGGGGACTCGAAGGGGCGGACAAGATCTGCAGGACGCTGGCGGAGTCCGCGGGCGCGGGGGGCAAGAAGTGGCGCGCCTACCTGAGCACGCAGGGCCCCGGGGCCGTGAACGCCCGCGACCGGATCGGGAAAGGGCCCTGGGTCAACGCCAAGGGGGTCGTCGTCGCCAAGGACGTCGCGGAGCTGCACGGGCCGGCGAACAACCTGAACAAGCAGACGGCGCTCACGGAAAAGGGCGAGATCGTCAACGGGCGCGGGGACAAGCCGAACCGGCACGACATCCTCACCGGATCGCAGCCCGACGGCACGGCGTTCGGCCCCGAGGCCGACCGGACCTGCGCCAACTGGACGAGCAGCGGCAAGGGAGCGGCGATGGTCGGCCATCATGACCGGATGGGGCTCGACGACAGCGCCCCGGCGAAATCGTGGAATACGTCTCACCCCTCGCGCGGACCGGACGGCGGCTGCTCCCAGGCCGACCTGAGAAGCACCGGCGGGGACGGGCTGCTCTACTGCTTCGCGGCGGATTAGGATTCGCGGCGGAATCGGGAAAGGGAAAGGGGTTGCGGCTGTCGGGCCGCAACCCCTTGATATCAAATAATGGTGTCAACGCAATACGCGCTGGCCTATTTTGTCTGGCACCCTTTGCGATGGATTACTCACGTGTTGAATCCGGCCAATGCCCCCCACCCTATCGGACGTTATCAACGTCCAAGGTTATCTGGGCCGGTAATCCGTTCCGCAAGGCGCCGAACTGGAACTCGACGAATGTCGCGTCGCTCGGCGTGGTGTACTGTTGCGGGAAGGTGTCGAATCCGGTCGTGCTGTCCTCCTGGAAGAACGAGAACGAATCCTTTGTGGTTACCCCTGATGGGGTCCCGTTCTGCTGGAAATAAAGGATGTTGATGAATACCTGTGGGCGAGATGCAGGCGAACCTCCCGGGTTGGGGTCGCCGGTCCAGGTAAAACGCATGTTTGCCGTTGTTGTGTAGGTGGTCGCGGCGATAACCGGGATCCTTGCACTGGTCGCGGTTATATTGTCGTTAGATCCTGCGCCAGTGATGATCCGCATCGCGTGCGTGCCTCGGGAAGGTACTTCGGGCTGACCCGATTCTTGCGTCAACAGGTATTGTGACACCGTGCCGTTGCCTGCTTTCACCCAGTTCACAGGCACATCGTTGACGGCCGTATCTTCGAAGGATCCGTTGGGCACCACCGGTACGTGGAAGCCGCCCATGTCGATGACTTCCTTCTGCACCGGGTTGTAAATGAAATCCACGCCCCGACGCTTCACGGCATCGGCATA encodes:
- a CDS encoding tetratricopeptide repeat protein, whose translation is MNRAAKILVAVISGVCGVVPVSPDRVHAHGAGEPHHAEAVSAISPPVSATSSPVVEVSVLPTWMRYSMSGSRDLTGFPVDEAKMNRELSRLAEKLRPAVAKADGGPDVVEAFRRVLLKDEGFKYDRVAGNPENFLIGGVIARKRGNCLGLSLLWVSLAERLGLPFRGVYVPGHCFVRYDGDDARINVEFSEAGAAWEDARYLEEFRMARPGPYLRSLTTAEMLGVFMKSVGAAYAKKGRHEEALVIYSEGARLYPGLPESWYNAGVSLQRMGRSGEAILKYRKALELDPDMAVARGNLGILLANQGLYAEAIDEARRAVEIDPWNASVRGSLASAHCACGDFDEGIREYRKALEIDPSNVQARAGLTRALYAKGDLVGAARECERAEALGCRFEPWLLEALKPYR
- a CDS encoding Crp/Fnr family transcriptional regulator, which codes for MASASEDILRKTPLFSSLPEEDLRGVASLAVPRRYGKKEAIFREGDRADGFYVVASGKVKVFKLSEEGKEQVLHVIEPGQSFAEATLFEGGAYPAHAETLSETEMLFVPKRPFLDLLEKRPKVAIRMLGSISRWLRQMTNLVENLSLRDVETRLLLYLSEELQRRGIPLRDGATLELPFSKNVLASRLGTVPETFSRALKKLQEDGRIDVRGKRIRILSAAAIRATAEPGRS
- a CDS encoding ACT domain-containing protein encodes the protein MGHFTLSVVGKDRPGIVAEVSRVLYEIGCNIEDSSCTILSGQFAMILVIVHKERSSVPEVDGFFDSLRHDMGLTITLHALGEEEISRKKGFTGRPHIISVYGADRPGIVYTVARELAKYRVNVTDMTTQIVGAEARPVYVMILEADIPEAVDMQELERTLERVRKELAVSISLRPIEPVEL
- the def gene encoding peptide deformylase yields the protein MAVLPIRVFPDPILKEKASPVEDPAAVTEFIDDLIETMRHSPGGVGIAAPQVGTPLRIIVVDVSGHRRGGKEANHGLLALLNPEILAMGGEQIVREGCMSVPDYTANVRRAQWVLVDAFDRNGERTIIEGIGFEAVAIQHEMDHLDGILFLDRIASVKNDLFRRKRSG
- a CDS encoding CHRD domain-containing protein, with translation MVRRMLVLMLAAVAITAFYGVDVSIADEKGGEKVGIKLEAAPDVKTEAKAKASFVLDKASGSLKYKLEVENLQDVTMGHIHAVGDSGLPGPVLAWLYPVGGSAASLKEGKFTGTLAEAALTADQLAGPMKGKTPKEVYEMLEYGKAGVALHTKQNPKGELWGVAKKK
- a CDS encoding lectin → MRNRLAYRIVVAVVVAGIGTLWGGTPYAAGMSFFVSSAGSGKGGDLGGLEGADKICRTLAESAGAGGKKWRAYLSTQGPGAVNARDRIGKGPWVNAKGVVVAKDVAELHGPANNLNKQTALTEKGEIVNGRGDKPNRHDILTGSQPDGTAFGPEADRTCANWTSSGKGAAMVGHHDRMGLDDSAPAKSWNTSHPSRGPDGGCSQADLRSTGGDGLLYCFAAD